Sequence from the Streptomyces sp. R33 genome:
AGTGCTCCGCGTACGGGCCCGCGTTGTACGCCGGTATCTCCGCGTACCCGTGCCGCGCGTACAACGCTCGCGCCTCCACCAGGTCCGACCGGGTGTCGAGCCGGACCCGCTCGGCGCCCAGCGCGCGGGCCTCGTCCTCCAGGACTCCGAGCAGCGCCGCCCCGCCGCCGGTGCCGCGGGCGCGGGGGTCCACGTACACCCTGGTGAGCTCGGCGGTCACCGGGTCGAGCAGCCGTACGCCGCCGCAGGCCAGGGGCCTTCCGTCCAGCCGGCCGACCACGAACTGGCCCGTCGGCGGGACGAGCCCGTCGTCCGGGTCGTCCCGCAGGCCCTCGTCGATCTCGGCCTCGGTGACGGAGCGTTTCCAGTACCGGCCGGCGACCTCTGCGTAGTACGCGCGGCGCAGCGCGGTGGCGTCGGCGGTGGCGAAGTGCTCGGCGACGACGGTCCAGTTGCCGGCGGTCCGGTTGTCGGCGGTCCGGTTGCCCGCCTCGCGGGGAGCGTCGGCGGTGGAGCTGCTGCTCGTGCTGTTGATGTTCATGGCGCCATTGTGGAGTCCGTGCCCGGCTCGTCGCGTGGAATATCCACAGGTACGGGCTGATGATAGGAAAAGGCGCATATCACTCAGATGGAGGGCGTGAAACGCCATGTCCGAGCACCCTGACGCTGCCCTGATCCGCCGCGGCTACGAGGCCTTCGGCAAGGGCGACATGGAGATGATGGGCACGCTGATGACGGCCGACGTCATCCACCACGTGCCCGGCAGCAACCCGCTCTCAGGGCACCACAAGGGCCGGGAGGCCGTCCTCGACCTCTACCGGAGGATCGGCGAGGAGACGAAGGGCACCTTCCAGGTCGATCTGCACGCGGTGCTGGTCGATGGGCGGGGCCACGTGATGGCCTTCCACACGGCCCGCGGCGACCGCGGGGACCACGGCATCGAGATCCAGCAAGGCCTCTTCTTCACGATCGTCGGCGGGAAGATCACCGACATCGACGAGTGCACGCAGGACATCGACGAGGAGGACCGTTTCTGGGGCTGATCCGCCCGTCCTGGAAACAGCAGCCGACCGTCCCGGCCTCCTCGTCCCGCGACTCCCTGAAGCGGCCCCGCCTCAGCCCTGCGGCTTCGGCGCCGCCTGCTGCACGACCTCGAACGACCACACCGTCGAGCCCGAGGCGGCCGGCTTCGGGCGCTCGCCGGAGCCCGCGCCCGCGCCCCCGCCCGCGCCACCGCCCTGGTGCGCCGCCTTCATGGGCCCCTCCATCCACGCCTGGAAGTCCTCCTCCGACCGCCACCGCGTGTACACCAGGTACTGGTCCGTCCCCTCCACGGGACGCAGCAGCTCGAACCACTCGAACCCGTCCGAACCCTCCACGGCACCCGCCCGCGAGGCGAAGCGCTGCTCCAGGACTTCCCGCTGCTCGGCGGGCACGGTCAGTGCGTTGATCTTCACGATGCTCATGCCCGCCATCCTAGGGATCCCGTGCGGGATATCGTCCTCCCAGGTAATGAAGCGGTGCATGAAACGCGGCAGCCAGGCGAAGTCAAGGTTGCGGTCAACAGGGCGGGAGGCCGGCGAGGCGTGGCTAACGCGGCGGAGCACAGTGGTGCGAACGGACATGCCGGGGTCATAGGCGGTAGCGGCAGGCTGGGGGCGGCGCGGTTCCTCCTGTGGGCGCTGGCCGGCGTCCTCGCCGTCAGGCAGGCCGCCGCGGTGCTGCGCGTCCCACCCGGCGAGTGGCTCAGCGAGTTCCAGCTCACCGGCAGTCTTCCCGGCTCGCTCTACGACGGCGGCCAGTTCACCGGGAGTCCCTTCGCCGGGCTGGTCCTGCGGCCGTTCCTCGGTCT
This genomic interval carries:
- a CDS encoding GNAT family N-acetyltransferase, producing MNINSTSSSSTADAPREAGNRTADNRTAGNWTVVAEHFATADATALRRAYYAEVAGRYWKRSVTEAEIDEGLRDDPDDGLVPPTGQFVVGRLDGRPLACGGVRLLDPVTAELTRVYVDPRARGTGGGAALLGVLEDEARALGAERVRLDTRSDLVEARALYARHGYAEIPAYNAGPYAEHWFEKPLV
- a CDS encoding nuclear transport factor 2 family protein, whose product is MSEHPDAALIRRGYEAFGKGDMEMMGTLMTADVIHHVPGSNPLSGHHKGREAVLDLYRRIGEETKGTFQVDLHAVLVDGRGHVMAFHTARGDRGDHGIEIQQGLFFTIVGGKITDIDECTQDIDEEDRFWG
- a CDS encoding antibiotic biosynthesis monooxygenase; its protein translation is MSIVKINALTVPAEQREVLEQRFASRAGAVEGSDGFEWFELLRPVEGTDQYLVYTRWRSEEDFQAWMEGPMKAAHQGGGAGGGAGAGSGERPKPAASGSTVWSFEVVQQAAPKPQG